The Methanococcoides methylutens genome segment ATTTACCTGACTCACCGATGGTCGTCTTATCCATTACATATTCCACAAGTTCTTCCGGGGTCATCTTGAAAGGAAAATCAAAAAGACAAAGGGTAAAACCATAGGCGTAACAAATTGGTGCAGCCCTTGCAATTGCACGGTAATGGGCATCCAGCACCTTAATTTTATCATAAGTATTCACAATACCAAGCGTTAACACAATTCAGACCTCATCCGTTTGAATGCACATAACGTGCTGTTTACATCTATCAAATCTATCGCATTCCCTACAATCATCCCATAAATTAACTTTTTCAGACATCGGAAGTTCGATAAAACCTAATTTCCTGAAAAAGATAGGGGAAGTGGTCCTGACGTAGATCCTTTCTTTATTTACACTTTCAAAAATGGAGGAAACCATCTTTGAACCGATCCCGTTTCCACGATAATTGGGATGAACTGCTATAGAATGGATCTCACAGCAGCTCCGGTCCGCTAAGGCAGCAACACCCACGATCTTGCCATTGGCCTCTGCAACAATGAAATCATCGATAGGGACTTCATCCATATCAAGGAAATATGTTGAAAGAAGACACTCCACCGACTCACCGTCCTTTTCGCCGGCCCCCCTGATAGCTACATCAATATATTCAGACATTCTTATAGTACCTCGTCCATGCTTCCACTTCTGAAACCTTCCATGTCAAGCGTGACATAGGAATAGCCCAGTTCTTTGAAACGAGATAACAATTCGTCCCTTTTTTCATGAACAACAGGGAAATCATCAGGTAATATCTCAATACGTGCAATGCCATCATGTTCGCGGACCCTGACATGCGTGATCCCAAGGGACAGAAGGAAGTCTTCTGCACTTTCAATTCTCCTGAGAGATGCATTTGTTACTTCTGCACCATAAGGCAGTCTTGACAGCAGGCATGCATTAGATACCTTATCAGCAACTTCAAGTCCCAGATGGCGTGCTATCTGACGCACTTCTTTTTTAGTAACATCAAACTCCGTATAAGGAGTTAAGACCAGGCCTTCTGCTTCATTTATTGCAGCCCAGCCCGGTCTGCGACCGGTGATCTCGGAGGCATTGGTCCCTTCGACCAGCACATTCAGACCTTCCCGGCCCATTACATCTTTCAATGTTTTCATGACGAGCTTCTTACAATAATAACATCGATCCTGATCGTTCTGCCTGATCATTTCATCGGACAGCATGTCGTGTTCCAGTACAATATGACGGATACCGATCTGTTTGGCAGTCCTTTTTGCATCCTCCAGCTCACTTTGGGGTATCGCACAGGAATCAAGGGTCACTGCAAGAACATTGTCCCCCAGAACTTCAAAAGCAAGGGCCGCCAGAGTTGTACTGTCCACACCTCCGGAGAATGCGACCAGTACTTTTTCTTTTTCAGCTATCGCCCCTTTGATCCTTTCGATCTTTTCGGAAAGGGATGATCTTTCAGGTATGCTCATGATAATTCCAAAGGTCCATATGGATAAATAAGTAGTGCAAGCTGCAAAATAGGGCAGTATACAGATAAAGTTTTATTAATCCAACCATATAAATGAAGTGACTTACTTATTATTATAATGAGGGCTCTGGGGATGAGAGCTCATTTACAAACAAGAGAGAAAGGTGAAAAAGTGGAAAATGAATGGCAGATCGACTTGAAATTACCGGATATCGGAGCCATGGCCACACTTATGGCAACCTCCATATGCTCTGCAATACTGGGTGCTGCAGAGATCGCATACACTATGATGTGGATAACCTCCGCCTATGAGCGCCACGGAAAGAGCTTCTTCATAGACCTGATAAACGCAAATGACCTTACATGGACCGCCGAATTCATAGTCGTAGCAGGATCATTAATGCTACTTTCATCAATGGTCTTCCTGACAACCATGTTCTATTCCCTGATAGAACTAAATGCAGTGACCAAACCGGAAAAGACGGTCAGAATGAAGATCGTATTCATATTGTTCATCATTGGCATAGTACTGCTGTTCCTGGCACTTACTTCTGCCATGATCCTGAGATACATGTGATCAGAAGAACAAACATGCAAAAATACAGGATGGAAATATCATGAACTTTACCAATATCACAGGCAGCATAAAGGAAGTCCCAAAACCTAAAGAAGAGAAGAGGACAAGGTTTGAGGACATACAGAAAACAGCGACCAAAACAAAGAGGGTGATGTATCCGATCTCTGCCATTGTCGGGCAGGAGATGATGCTTCGGGCACTCATTCTGAACGCCATTAACCCTTCAATTGGCGGAGTGCTGATAAGAGGACAGAAGGGAACCGCAAAATCGACCGCTGTAAGAGGATTGGCGGAGATCCTTCCGGAAATCGAGGTCATTGAAGGATGTAAGTACAACTGCGACCCCCTCGACCCTGAAAAGTTCTGCTGGGAATGCAACGATAAGCAGAAGAAAGGAATGATCAAGATCGAAAAATCACCCATGAAAGTGGTGGATCTGCCGGTAGGTGCCACAGAGGACAGGGTAGTAGGCAGTCTTGATATCGAAAAGGCGGTCAAGGAAGGGGTGCAGGCCTTTGAACCAGGCATCCTGGCAAATGCCAACAGGAACCTCCTGTACGTGGATGAGATCAACCTGCTGGATGACTTCGTGGTTGATGCTTTACTGGATGCAGCTGCAATGGGCGTGAACACCGTTGAGAGAGAAGGTGTAAGTGTCAGCCATCCTGCCAACTTCATCATCGTTGGAAGCATGAACCCTGAAGAAGGAGAACTTCGGCCACAGCTTCTGGACAGGATAGCCCTGCAGGTGGAAGTTGAAGGTATTGCTGATATCGAGCAGCGTATAGAGATCATTGAAAGAAGGAACCAGTTCAACAAAGACCAACATCAGTTCAGAAGGGATTTTGAGAACGAACAGGAAAAGCTGCGTACAAAAATAATCAAGGCAAAGCAGTTGCTCGGAAGGATCACTACCACACGTGAGAATCTCAGGACGATCGCACAGATATGCGTGGCATTCAATGTTGATGGTCACAGGGCCGACATTATGATCGAGCGTACTGCACGCACAAATGCTGCTTACGAGAACCGTGAAAGAATCACAAATGAGGATATTATCGAAGCCGCTGAGATGGTTCTCCCCCACAGGATGCGAAAGAAACCTTTCGAAGAAGAGGAGTTCAGTGCAGAACAACTTCGTGCTGTGGTAAATGGAACTATCTGATAAGGGATAACGGATGAAGGACAAATCTGCTGCTACCCGTATGCGAAGAGAACTTGACCGGGATTATGACATAAAGGTCTTCAATCCCGGAAGGCCTGTTCTCAGCATAAGGTTGCCACTGGAGGAGCTCTCACAGATCAGCGGAGAGAATACATTAGCAGTGCATGATGAATTGCTTATCAGGACTGAAACACTTCATCCGGAAGATGTAGAAGACGTTTTTATTATTTCGGACAACGACCATGTTGTTGTAGACCCTATCTCTTTTTTCAGTTCAATTAATGAAGAGATCAGCGCTTCGAAAGCTCCTGCTGAAGAACTAAAAGACGAAACTGATCCTCTACCCATTGCTGACCCGATCGAAATTATGAACATCGAGGTCACCGAAGAGATCGAAGAATGCAGTAATGAAGAAATCCAGGTTCATCTTGTTCCAACAGAATACGAACCATGTGTTGAGAGTGGACCGCGAAGGATAAGGAAAAAGGCTCCGGCACTTGTCAAAAAGACAAACAATAGTAGCAGCAGTAACGATGAAATAAAGACCGTGACCAGGCCTCGTGAGACCGCATTACAAACCGTTTCGAAAGACACTATGCTGACCGAGTACCAGCAGCCGGAAGAGAAACAAGAGGATGAGAAAGTACAGTCTGATCCGGATGCAGGCAGGTCAGAAGCAAAAATCCCTTCATTAAAAGAAAAAACTGCAAACGACGAGAAGAAAGATCCTTTAGAGGATGAGAAGGTCGTTAGCAAGATACTCACCGATTTTGCCAGGAACAAGCAAAAGAAGAAGGTCGTTTCAGGAAGGCTAAAGTCCGGCAGGCGTGCGGAAGTGCTCACCAAAAGCAAGCGTGGCAGATATGTAAGATACCGGATGCCGGGTGACAAGATCACGGACATTGCTATTGCTCCCACCATCCGTGCAGCAGCACATCATGCTGTGGACGGGAAGATCGTCGTTAAAAAGAGCGACATACGGGAGAAAATAAGGCGGCGAAGGATTTCCACGCTCATTAACATCGTCTTTGATACGTCCGGCTCCATGGATGAGAGTGAGAAGATAAAGATCACAACAGATGTTGTCCTTGCATTGCTGAAAGATGCATACCAGAGAAGGGACCGTGTTTCACTTGTCACATACAGCGGAAGGTCAGCAGAACTTGTGCTGCCGTTCACATCATCGGTGGAAGCTGCAAAGAGGTATCTGGAAATGGTCCCGTTCGGAGGCACGACCCCAATGGCATCAGGAATGCTTACCGGGCTTGAGACACTGCTTCAGGAGGTTAAGCGTGAACCTGCTGCAGTCCCTATTATGATACTTGTCACAGATGGTACGGCAAACGTTTCGATGCACCTTGGAGGCAACATCAAACGGGAACTTATGCAGGTGTGCAGGAGGGTCGCAGACCACAAGGTCAACATGCTGGTAGTTGATATCAGCAATAGTGGCAGTGTACTTGCCGAAGGTCTGGCGGAGGTTGCCGGTGGCAGGTATTACCATCCAGTACTTTTAAGTAAGGAAACACTTTATTCTGCAATAAAAGAGGAACGTGACGATCTGACAGATATTGCATCTTCTGCTTCGCCTGAAGTGACGAGAACATGATCGTAACGGACCAGGGCTGTTAATTGGCCTGACCTAAATGTAAAGGGCACGATAATATGTTAGAAGTTCTTCAGGAATCACTCCGGAAAGCACCTATTGTGAACAGAGGCGAATACCCTTATTTTATTCACCCGATATCAGACGGCGTACCATCACTAGAGCCCGAACTGCTCGATGAGATCGCTGAACACATGATCAGCATCGCAGGTACCGATTACGACAGGATAGTCTCTATCGAGGCAATGGGGATTCCCCTTGCAACTACCCTGTCCCTGAAGACAGGCATCCCATTCTCTATTGTAAGGAAGAGGCAATACGGCCTCGAAGGAGAGGTTATCCTTTCCCAGAGCACCGGCTACTCAAAGGGAGAGCTTTACATCAATGGCGTGAACAAGGGCGAAAAGGTGCTTGTGGTCGATGATGTGATCAGTACCGGAGGTACATTAAAAGCACTTCTGCCGGCCCTTGAGAAGATGGGAGCACAGATCACAAACGTGATCGTTGTTATCAGCAGGGGCGATGGTGCCATTAAAATGCGTGATATGGGCTATGAGATCAACACCCTGGTCAAGATAGATGTCGACCAGAACGGAGTCTCTATTCTGGAGGTGGCTGGTGAGCAGCAGTGAGCCTTTCGACTTCCAGATCGAACATATTAT includes the following:
- the larE gene encoding ATP-dependent sacrificial sulfur transferase LarE produces the protein MSIPERSSLSEKIERIKGAIAEKEKVLVAFSGGVDSTTLAALAFEVLGDNVLAVTLDSCAIPQSELEDAKRTAKQIGIRHIVLEHDMLSDEMIRQNDQDRCYYCKKLVMKTLKDVMGREGLNVLVEGTNASEITGRRPGWAAINEAEGLVLTPYTEFDVTKKEVRQIARHLGLEVADKVSNACLLSRLPYGAEVTNASLRRIESAEDFLLSLGITHVRVREHDGIARIEILPDDFPVVHEKRDELLSRFKELGYSYVTLDMEGFRSGSMDEVL
- a CDS encoding ATP-binding protein, with the protein product MNFTNITGSIKEVPKPKEEKRTRFEDIQKTATKTKRVMYPISAIVGQEMMLRALILNAINPSIGGVLIRGQKGTAKSTAVRGLAEILPEIEVIEGCKYNCDPLDPEKFCWECNDKQKKGMIKIEKSPMKVVDLPVGATEDRVVGSLDIEKAVKEGVQAFEPGILANANRNLLYVDEINLLDDFVVDALLDAAAMGVNTVEREGVSVSHPANFIIVGSMNPEEGELRPQLLDRIALQVEVEGIADIEQRIEIIERRNQFNKDQHQFRRDFENEQEKLRTKIIKAKQLLGRITTTRENLRTIAQICVAFNVDGHRADIMIERTARTNAAYENRERITNEDIIEAAEMVLPHRMRKKPFEEEEFSAEQLRAVVNGTI
- the hpt gene encoding hypoxanthine/guanine phosphoribosyltransferase, whose product is MLEVLQESLRKAPIVNRGEYPYFIHPISDGVPSLEPELLDEIAEHMISIAGTDYDRIVSIEAMGIPLATTLSLKTGIPFSIVRKRQYGLEGEVILSQSTGYSKGELYINGVNKGEKVLVVDDVISTGGTLKALLPALEKMGAQITNVIVVISRGDGAIKMRDMGYEINTLVKIDVDQNGVSILEVAGEQQ
- a CDS encoding GNAT family N-acetyltransferase, with protein sequence MSEYIDVAIRGAGEKDGESVECLLSTYFLDMDEVPIDDFIVAEANGKIVGVAALADRSCCEIHSIAVHPNYRGNGIGSKMVSSIFESVNKERIYVRTTSPIFFRKLGFIELPMSEKVNLWDDCRECDRFDRCKQHVMCIQTDEV
- a CDS encoding VWA domain-containing protein, whose amino-acid sequence is MKDKSAATRMRRELDRDYDIKVFNPGRPVLSIRLPLEELSQISGENTLAVHDELLIRTETLHPEDVEDVFIISDNDHVVVDPISFFSSINEEISASKAPAEELKDETDPLPIADPIEIMNIEVTEEIEECSNEEIQVHLVPTEYEPCVESGPRRIRKKAPALVKKTNNSSSSNDEIKTVTRPRETALQTVSKDTMLTEYQQPEEKQEDEKVQSDPDAGRSEAKIPSLKEKTANDEKKDPLEDEKVVSKILTDFARNKQKKKVVSGRLKSGRRAEVLTKSKRGRYVRYRMPGDKITDIAIAPTIRAAAHHAVDGKIVVKKSDIREKIRRRRISTLINIVFDTSGSMDESEKIKITTDVVLALLKDAYQRRDRVSLVTYSGRSAELVLPFTSSVEAAKRYLEMVPFGGTTPMASGMLTGLETLLQEVKREPAAVPIMILVTDGTANVSMHLGGNIKRELMQVCRRVADHKVNMLVVDISNSGSVLAEGLAEVAGGRYYHPVLLSKETLYSAIKEERDDLTDIASSASPEVTRT